One genomic window of Fusarium fujikuroi IMI 58289 draft genome, chromosome FFUJ_chr01 includes the following:
- a CDS encoding related to retrograde regulation protein RTG2: protein MTSHAPDIVTLDNLSQTITPWNPQGESQLHAIVDMGSNGIRFSITSLAPPFTRLLRPIYSTRAAISLFDALRNTPQGLVFLPETIAAVSKTLERFHQLAVRHGVPARHITILATEAMRRADNASEMLEAISSATNGLRVSILEPAVETLFGAVMGSRSGLVGVEGGALFLDLGGGSVQMTWVDTSKPNYEIDAARAGVSLPFGAARLIRVLQEQPADVQASEISKLQTGMQQAYANLCSKFPALDALKGSHEEGSHVNVFMCGGGFRGYGSMLMHQDPVSPYPIPYTNGYTAPGTLFSKVEHMRRVNEEHDSRIFGLSKRRRKQFPAIATVIDALLATVHNIGTVTFCGGSNRQGALMMKLPFEIRECNPLDILAGVTLDEKPVFDAVLNTLGSALPAEVDFSSMPNILTPGLDSLFVRDIWTRQGHDSDNNSSFALHHAITRDAEVPGLSHTGRALLALSASARWGGILGPLDSQLQQSLSALLESQHLDAPFWASYVGAVAGLIAMVVPIIPKTAEEVENAISIKAHLKQTEDKRERIVLTIRVASANVAGVSLEDLADRVEKTAKKNGGKKPRYKITAQVSLSP, encoded by the exons ATGACCTCACATGCTCCCGATATCGTCACTCTCGACAATCTGTCGCAGACTATTACACCCTGGAACCCTCAAGGGGAAAGTCAACTCCATGCAATAGTTGATATGGGAAG TAATGGCATTCGATTCTCCATCACATCACTAGCGCCTCCATTTACACGCCTTCTTCGTCCCATCTACTCAACTCGCGCTGCCATTTCACTATTTGATGCGCTCAGGAACACACCTCAAGGTCTAGTATTTCTTCCGGAAACCATTGCTGCCGTTTCCAAGACGCTGGAGCGTTTTCATCAACTCGCTGTGCGTCATGGAGTGCCAGCGAGGCACATCACCATCCTCGCTACTGAGGCCATGCGCCGGGCCGACAATGCTTCTGAAATGCTCGAGGCAATTTCATCCGCGACTAATGGTCTCAGAGTGAGCATACTTGAGCCCGCTGTTGAGACCCTCTTTGGCGCTGTCATGGGCTCTCGCAGTGGTCTCGTTGGCGTTGAAGGTGGCGCTCTGTTCCTGGACCTCGGGGGCGGGAGCGTGCAGATGACGTGGGTGGACACCAGCAAGCCAAACTATGAGATAGATGCTGCCAGAGCTGGAGTGAGTCTGCCCTTTGGGGCCGCGAGATTAATTCGCGTGCTGCAAGAGCAGCCAGCCGATGTTCAGGCTTCTGAGATCTCAAAGCTTCAAACCGGCATGCAACAGGCATACGCCAACCTCTGCTCTAAGTTCCCTGCACTTGACGCCCTGAAAGGCTCTCATGAAGAGGGTTCTCATGTGAATGTCTTCATGTGTGGAGGGGGCTTTCGCGGTTATGGCAGCATGCTCATGCACCAGGACCCTGTGAGCCCGTACCCTATCCCCTATACGAACGGTTATACGGCTCCAGGCACACTATTTTCCAAGGTTGAGCACATGCGTCGTGTCAACGAGGAACACGACAGTCGAATTTTCGGACTTTCAAAGCGTCGTCGTAAGCAATTCCCTGCAATCGCCACTGTCATTGATGCATTGCTCGCGACGGTGCACAATATCGGAACCGTGACATTCTGTGGCGGTTCGAATCGTCAAGGTGCACTTATGATGAAACTCCCGTTCGAAATCCGCGAGTGTAACCCTCTCGATATTCTTGCTGGAGTCACACTAGATGAGAAACCCGTATTTGATGCTGTGTTGAACACGTTGGGAAGTGCTCTTCCTGCAGAGGTCGACTTCTCATCCATGCCTAACATTTTGACTCCTGGGCTGGACTCTCTTTTTGTGCGGGATATTTGGACTCGACAGGGCCACGATTCGGATAACAACTCGTCGTTTGCACTGCATCATGCAATTACCCGGGATGCGGAGGTCCCTGGGCTCTCACACACCGGAAGGGCCCTACTGGCgctctcagcctcagctcGATGGGGAGGCATTCTAGGGCCCTTGGACTCACAGCTCCAGCAGAGTCTGTCGGCACTTCTTGAGAGCCAGCATCTTGATGCACCATTTTGGGCTTCGTATGTTGGCGCTGTAGCCGGGCTTATAGCCATGGTTGTACCAATAATCCCGAAAACCGCAGAGGAGGTGGAAAATGCTATCAG CATAAAAGCACATCTCAAGCAGACAGAGgataaaagagagagaatCGTATTAACGATCAGAGTCGCCTCCGCCAATGTAGCGGGTGTCAGTCTAGAAGATCTCGCCGACAGGGTTGAGAAAACCGCCAAAAAGAATGGAgggaagaagccaagatacAAGATAACTGCCCAAGTGAGCTTATCGCCATGA